From Chryseobacterium shandongense, the proteins below share one genomic window:
- a CDS encoding DUF3098 domain-containing protein, whose product MSKKTNKFSADDFGKQTSEVPQENTFYFGKANFKWMLIGLAFIIVGFLLMMGSDANTVDGKFDPNAWNDDIFSIRRIRIAPLFVVIGFVIEIYAILKRK is encoded by the coding sequence ATGAGCAAAAAAACAAATAAATTTTCCGCAGACGATTTCGGAAAACAAACCAGTGAAGTTCCTCAGGAAAATACTTTTTATTTCGGAAAGGCAAACTTTAAGTGGATGCTGATCGGTCTTGCATTTATCATCGTAGGATTTCTTCTGATGATGGGGTCCGATGCCAATACCGTAGACGGAAAGTTTGACCCGAATGCATGGAACGATGATATTTTTTCCATCCGCAGGATCAGAATTGCACCGCTGTTTGTGGTTATAGGCTTTGTGATCGAAATATATGCGATTTTAAAAAGAAAATAA
- a CDS encoding cell division protein FtsX, with translation MAKSVDEFNKKRLRSSNITVVISIALVLFLLGLMGLILINAQKYSDYIKEQLVVNAYFAENYNAKDSVKIAKMEAEVFKEIQTLAPVKKATYITREMASEEAKKSMGIDTDALFEENIFPSSIEIALKPEYVDPAKIDEALKAIKAVPGIAEVKNDSTLMVDVYNNLSRILKWILGFSILFLILAVVLINNSIRLKIFSKRFIIKTMQLVGAKRRFILKPFIIEAVVLGAIGSIIGLLALFGVWYYFTSQIGSAFVQDNNQYFWLVLLVIGVGIFITVLSTVVATWRFLRSNVDDLYYS, from the coding sequence ATGGCTAAATCTGTAGATGAATTTAATAAGAAAAGGCTTAGGTCTAGCAATATTACAGTGGTAATAAGTATCGCCTTAGTGTTATTTTTACTGGGATTAATGGGACTTATTTTAATCAATGCCCAGAAATATTCCGATTATATCAAGGAACAGCTTGTCGTAAACGCTTACTTCGCTGAAAATTATAATGCTAAAGATTCTGTAAAGATTGCGAAAATGGAAGCCGAAGTTTTCAAAGAAATTCAGACATTAGCCCCGGTGAAAAAGGCAACTTACATCACTCGGGAAATGGCATCCGAGGAAGCTAAAAAAAGCATGGGAATAGATACCGATGCACTTTTCGAAGAAAACATCTTTCCTTCATCTATAGAAATTGCTTTGAAACCGGAATATGTTGATCCTGCTAAAATTGATGAGGCTCTAAAGGCAATCAAAGCGGTACCTGGAATTGCTGAAGTCAAAAATGACAGTACGCTGATGGTAGATGTCTACAATAACCTGAGCAGAATCCTTAAGTGGATCTTAGGTTTTTCCATATTATTTTTGATTTTAGCGGTGGTTTTAATTAACAATTCAATCCGTTTGAAAATATTCTCCAAAAGATTTATCATCAAGACCATGCAGCTTGTAGGAGCGAAGAGAAGATTTATTCTTAAGCCTTTCATTATTGAAGCGGTTGTTCTTGGAGCAATTGGTTCCATAATCGGGCTTCTGGCATTGTTCGGAGTCTGGTATTATTTTACAAGTCAGATCGGTTCTGCTTTCGTACAGGACAATAATCAGTATTTCTGGCTGGTGTTGCTGGTAATCGGAGTAGGAATATTCATTACCGTATTGAGTACGGTGGTGGCTACCTGGAGATTCTTAAGATCAAACGTTGACGATTTATATTATTCTTAA
- the rsmA gene encoding 16S rRNA (adenine(1518)-N(6)/adenine(1519)-N(6))-dimethyltransferase RsmA → MSVKAKKHLGQHFLTDENIARKIVEGLSFEGYQNVMEVGPGMGVLTKYLLERDQQIYLAEIDNESIEYLKKNYSKVKEETFVGDFLKQDFQFMNGEQIAIIGNFPYNISSQILFQIVDHYELIPEMVGMFQKEVAERTAAVPRTKDYGILTVLIQAYYDTSYLFTVHENVFNPPPKVKSGVIRLTRNPKEGLAGNEILFKQIVKAGFNQRRKKLSNALKVLNIPEELKTHEFMDKRAEELSVSDFISFTQLWKDNQ, encoded by the coding sequence TTGAGTGTAAAAGCAAAAAAGCATCTTGGTCAGCACTTTCTGACGGATGAAAACATCGCAAGAAAAATTGTGGAAGGTCTGAGTTTTGAAGGCTACCAAAATGTCATGGAAGTAGGACCCGGAATGGGAGTGCTCACAAAATATCTGCTGGAAAGAGACCAGCAAATTTACCTCGCGGAAATTGATAATGAATCTATTGAATATCTGAAAAAGAACTATTCTAAAGTAAAGGAAGAAACTTTTGTCGGCGATTTTCTGAAACAGGATTTCCAATTTATGAATGGCGAACAGATTGCCATTATCGGAAACTTTCCGTATAATATTTCATCCCAGATTTTATTTCAGATTGTAGATCATTACGAGCTGATTCCTGAAATGGTGGGTATGTTCCAGAAAGAGGTAGCGGAAAGAACGGCTGCAGTTCCGAGGACGAAAGATTACGGAATTCTTACTGTTTTGATTCAGGCATATTATGATACTTCGTATTTGTTTACGGTTCATGAAAATGTCTTCAACCCTCCTCCCAAAGTAAAATCCGGGGTTATCCGCCTGACAAGAAATCCAAAGGAAGGACTTGCCGGAAATGAAATTTTGTTTAAACAGATCGTTAAAGCCGGATTTAACCAAAGAAGAAAAAAGCTTTCAAATGCTTTGAAAGTCCTGAATATTCCTGAAGAGTTAAAAACCCATGAGTTTATGGACAAAAGAGCGGAAGAACTAAGTGTTTCCGATTTTATTTCATTTACACAACTTTGGAAAGACAATCAATAA